Proteins from a single region of Trichoplusia ni isolate ovarian cell line Hi5 chromosome 3, tn1, whole genome shotgun sequence:
- the LOC113491844 gene encoding protein I'm not dead yet-like: MGGFLSGLWKKEEPQKKPIKGIAPRLKNILTNNFRGIIGCLVPIAVLSWQFERYVPSKKVSIMWMWIIWFFLLQPVSVPVSGLIPVFFLPMSGCMSSAQTCECYMNENVVLFLLASMLLLVLNNSGMDRRIALSFLCSGDACQFSAKRLIFKASTAAFFLSMFSSRLIATATITQYVTPVLMSLKSSAKKGGADPDFDEMRYILNNAIQTASGIGSVAVVHSSYATLVFRGIFHEAPPRKKEFPDIFNYLQYSAFAFPVAFVMFVCNFTYHMMLANSVLGKPMTAGSMAEVRKQLLKYQAELPRKTTLHEKLSVLSTILYLFVFFFRWNQWIDGWSEFRTDPYSSNIPRIKDATTAAIFVIVLHTMPKSYGFLKYLDAEKKSELPPLKAESAILWWRFVDKNTNWGYFLVFGCAHAILNSARDTGLGEIISENFGTSFTGQPWNTSIFLVVFLTSLLCNMMTAAAACAVFLPFVMCMAPGAQLPWPNKVYIGALGVGVASSFGFCFPFMYTPAYFCHHTGKVPIKKMVKYSFIAVWICLIILWLALILWAPYLFDPEDDGIHWTIAQGAGKITIAEPTEPEA; this comes from the exons ATGGGAGG gtTTTTATCCGGGCTTTG GAAAAAAGAAGAGCCCCAAAAGAAGCCAATAAAAGGCATCGCGCCAAGATTAAAGAATATACTTACGAACAACTTTAGAGGTATCATAGGATGCCTCGTGCCTATAGCAGTTTTGTCATGGCAATTTGAGCGATACGTT CCCAGCAAGAAGGTGTCAATAATGTGGATGTGGATTATCTGGTTCTTTCTACTACAACCGGTTTCTGTTCCGGTCTCTGGTTTGATTCCAGTATTTTTTCTGCCTATGTCCGGATGTATGAGTAGTGCGCAAACTTGCGAGTGCTATATGAAT GAAAACGTAGTTCTGTTCCTGTTAGCCAGTATGCTCTTGCTTGTTTTAAACAACTCCGGAATGGATCGCCGCATAGCATTGTCGTTTTTGTGTTCTGGAGACGCTTGCCAGTTTTCCGCAAAAAG GTTGATTTTTAAAGCCAGTACGGCAGCCTTCTTCCTTTCGATGTTCAGTAGCCGATTGATTGCGACCGCTACCATCACCCAGTACGTGACTCCAGTGTTGATGTCGTTAAAA TCGTCTGCCAAGAAAGGGGGCGCGGATCCGGACTTCGATGAGATGCGATACATCCTGAATAATGCCATCCAAACGGCTTCTGGGATAG GTAGTGTCGCAGTAGTTCATTCGTCTTACGCCACGTTGGTATTCCGTGGCATTTTTCACGA GGCACCACCCAGAAAGAAGGAGTTCCCCGATATTTTCAACTATCTGCAATACTCGGCATTTGCTTTTCCCGTTGCCTTCGTTATGTTTGTTTGCAATTTCACATATCACATGATGCTAGCCAATTC GGTTCTGGGGAAACCTATGACGGCTGGCAGTATGGCGGAAGTGAGAAAACAGCTTTTGAAGTATCAGGCAGAGCTACCTCGTAAAACAACTCTACACgaaaag CTTTCGGTCCTTAGTACTATACTTTACCTGTTCGTTTTCTTCTTCCGTTGGAACCAATGGATTGACGGATGGTCTGAGTTTAGAACCGATCCGTACTCTTCCAACATACCAAG aataaaagACGCAACGACGGCCGCTATATTCGTGATTGTATTACATACAATGCCTAAAAGCTATGGGTTTTTGAAATACTTGGATGCTGAAA agAAAAGCGAACTTCCTCCTTTGAAAGCGGAATCAGCTATCTTATGGTGGCGATTTGTTGACAAGAATACTAATTGGGGCTACTTTTTGGTATTTG GATGCGCACATGCCATACTCAATTCGGCTCGAGACACTGGCTTGGGCGAAATTATATCGGAAAACTTTGGAACTAGCTTTACTGGACAACCTTGGAACACATCCATATTCCTAGTGGTCTTCCTAACGTCGCTTTTATGTAACATGATGACGGCGGCGGCGGCCTGTGCTGTATTCTTGCCATTTGTCATGTGTATG GCCCCCGGTGCGCAGTTACCCTGGCCGAATAAGGTGTACATTGGCGCATTGGGTGTCGGAGTAGCATCCTCGTTTGGGTTTTGCTTCCCCTTTATGTACACTCCCGCTTATTTTTGCCACCATACTGGAAAAGtgcctataaaaaaaatg gttaaatattcttttatagcAGTTTGGATATGCCTTATAATTTTATGGCTGGCCTTGATATTGTGGGCCCCATATTTGTTTGACCCTGAGGACGATGGTATACATTGGACGATTGCACAAGGAGCTGGAAAGATAACAATAGCTGAACCAACTGAACCAGAAGCATAA
- the LOC113491845 gene encoding U8-agatoxin-Ao1a-like isoform X1, with amino-acid sequence MPRAGALLLAIAAVLLAAEWAHASYIDPGDDDVEVNLPDYGDDPADLQLLQDVGKRSSLIYVFRRACVRRGGNCDHRPGDCCHSSSCRCNLWGSNCRCQRMGLFQKWG; translated from the exons ATGCCGCGCGCCGGCGCCCTCCTGCTGGCGATAGCGGCCGTCCTACTCGCCGCCGAGTGGGCTCATGCATCTTACATTGATCCTG GAGACGACGACGTCGAGGTAAATCTGCCTGATTACGGAGACGACCCGGCCGATTTGCAGCTGCTACAGGATGTTGGAAA ACGTTCGTCGCTGATCTACGTTTTCAGGCGCGCCTGTGTGCGGCGGGGCGGCAACTGCGACCACCGCCCCGGGGACTGCTGCCACTCGTCCTCGTGCAGGTGCAACCTCTGGGGCTCCAACTGCCGCTGCCAGCGCATGGGCCTCTTCCAGAAGTGGGGGTAG
- the LOC113491845 gene encoding U8-agatoxin-Ao1a-like isoform X2 has protein sequence MPRAGALLLAIAAVLLAAEWAHASYIDPGDDDVEVNLPDYGDDPADLQLLQDVGKRACVRRGGNCDHRPGDCCHSSSCRCNLWGSNCRCQRMGLFQKWG, from the exons ATGCCGCGCGCCGGCGCCCTCCTGCTGGCGATAGCGGCCGTCCTACTCGCCGCCGAGTGGGCTCATGCATCTTACATTGATCCTG GAGACGACGACGTCGAGGTAAATCTGCCTGATTACGGAGACGACCCGGCCGATTTGCAGCTGCTACAGGATGTTGGAAA GCGCGCCTGTGTGCGGCGGGGCGGCAACTGCGACCACCGCCCCGGGGACTGCTGCCACTCGTCCTCGTGCAGGTGCAACCTCTGGGGCTCCAACTGCCGCTGCCAGCGCATGGGCCTCTTCCAGAAGTGGGGGTAG